Proteins encoded in a region of the Desulforamulus hydrothermalis Lam5 = DSM 18033 genome:
- a CDS encoding ABC transporter permease — MGKGGEAQVREQYAKLNVGTIIVMPASRGRVADPLTKKDAQLFMESEHIARAFPVLRGSGSIKYDNYSTNGSYLAIQPDFQASNNLTVEQGRALAEEDENKRNKCAVVGAELANTLTDGNPAAIVGQSISINNRKFEVVGIYRRVGDANTGMSYDDAVFVPYSAGERFLLGARANPTINVQATGIETVQSAIEDITAILNETHRAGGADQFRILDAGSRLAAAQESAKSMSMLLLAVAAVVLVVSGIGIMNVMFVTVKERTREIGTLKAIGAKRREILHQFLIEAVMISLVGGVIGVIAGFLALPILAYCQLPALPSPGGVLLGLAFSVITGVFFGFYPAWQAAELSPLEALRYE; from the coding sequence TTGGGAAAGGGCGGGGAAGCCCAGGTAAGAGAACAATACGCCAAATTAAATGTAGGCACCATTATTGTTATGCCGGCTTCCCGGGGTAGAGTGGCAGACCCGCTGACCAAAAAAGATGCTCAATTGTTCATGGAAAGTGAACATATTGCCCGGGCTTTTCCTGTTTTGCGCGGCAGCGGCAGCATTAAGTATGATAATTATTCCACCAACGGCAGTTACCTGGCTATCCAACCGGACTTCCAGGCCAGCAACAACCTGACGGTTGAGCAGGGCAGGGCCCTGGCGGAAGAAGATGAAAACAAAAGAAATAAGTGTGCCGTTGTGGGTGCCGAGCTGGCCAATACCCTGACAGACGGCAACCCGGCTGCCATCGTGGGCCAAAGCATCAGTATTAACAACAGGAAATTTGAAGTGGTCGGTATTTACCGGCGGGTAGGCGATGCCAATACGGGCATGAGTTATGATGACGCTGTATTTGTACCCTATTCAGCAGGGGAAAGATTTTTATTAGGTGCCAGGGCTAACCCCACGATAAACGTACAGGCCACCGGCATAGAAACGGTTCAGTCAGCCATTGAAGATATAACTGCCATCCTAAACGAAACCCACCGGGCCGGCGGGGCGGATCAATTCCGCATTTTGGATGCCGGCAGCAGACTGGCCGCGGCGCAGGAATCGGCTAAATCCATGTCCATGCTGTTATTGGCAGTGGCAGCGGTGGTTTTGGTAGTAAGTGGTATCGGTATAATGAATGTTATGTTTGTTACGGTAAAGGAAAGAACCAGGGAAATTGGCACACTAAAGGCCATCGGGGCCAAGCGGCGGGAGATATTACACCAGTTTTTGATCGAGGCTGTCATGATCAGTCTGGTTGGTGGTGTTATTGGCGTGATAGCGGGCTTTCTGGCCCTGCCGATACTGGCCTATTGCCAGTTGCCGGCCCTCCCGTCACCGGGCGGCGTGTTGTTAGGGTTAGCATTCTCTGTCATCACCGGCGTATTTTTTGGTTTTTATCCAGCCTGGCAGGCTGCTGAGTTAAGCCCTCTGGAAGCCTTAAGGTACGAATAA
- a CDS encoding sulfite exporter TauE/SafE family protein, whose product MHFPVSGVDVLPFIPPLVAFLVSSLTASAGVSGAFLLLPFQVSVLHFTSPAVSPTNLIYNIVAIPGGLYRYIKEGRMAWPLTWAVVIGTLPGVFVGAWIRILYLPNPSAFKFFVGLVLLYLGYRLLSEVMGWNKKVQEQNRVMQKKFAEQVAKLKEQNASRMAAGLPAEAVVKTKSISWKKIEYEFWGETYSFSVIGILMLSLVVGLIGGIYGIGGGAIIAPFCVAVLGLPVYTVAGAALAGTFITSIAGVIYYHILAATNVAAGAAVAPDWLLGSLFGVGGLVGTYVGARIQKYLPDKIIKTILTFLVLFLAFNYIGQFFFK is encoded by the coding sequence ATGCATTTTCCTGTTTCCGGTGTGGATGTATTACCCTTTATTCCGCCGCTGGTGGCATTTTTAGTTTCTTCACTGACGGCTTCGGCAGGAGTTTCCGGCGCCTTCCTCCTGCTGCCCTTCCAGGTCAGTGTGCTGCATTTTACCAGTCCGGCGGTCAGTCCCACCAACCTGATTTACAACATCGTGGCCATTCCCGGCGGACTTTACCGCTATATTAAAGAGGGGCGCATGGCCTGGCCCCTAACCTGGGCAGTGGTTATCGGCACATTGCCGGGGGTTTTTGTGGGTGCCTGGATTCGTATTCTGTACTTGCCCAACCCCAGTGCTTTTAAATTTTTTGTGGGCCTGGTATTGCTATATCTTGGTTACCGCCTGCTGTCAGAAGTGATGGGTTGGAACAAGAAAGTGCAGGAACAAAATCGCGTGATGCAAAAGAAGTTTGCGGAACAAGTGGCAAAGCTTAAAGAGCAAAACGCCAGCCGTATGGCAGCCGGGCTGCCGGCCGAAGCGGTGGTAAAAACCAAGTCAATATCCTGGAAAAAGATAGAATACGAGTTTTGGGGTGAAACCTATTCCTTCAGTGTTATCGGTATTTTAATGCTTTCCCTGGTGGTGGGGTTAATTGGCGGTATTTACGGCATTGGCGGCGGGGCCATTATTGCTCCGTTTTGTGTGGCTGTGCTGGGCCTGCCTGTTTATACGGTAGCCGGTGCTGCGCTGGCAGGTACTTTTATCACTTCAATTGCCGGGGTTATTTACTATCATATCTTGGCTGCCACTAACGTAGCAGCCGGTGCTGCGGTGGCGCCGGACTGGCTGCTGGGTTCCCTGTTTGGCGTCGGCGGCCTGGTGGGAACATATGTGGGGGCCCGCATTCAAAAGTATTTGCCGGATAAAATTATTAAGACGATACTCACCTTCCTGGTTCTTTTCCTGGCCTTTAATTATATCGGGCAGTTCTTTTTCAAGTAA
- a CDS encoding thioredoxin family protein: MEIKVLGTGCQKCKELDKMVREALAEMNVAANVEKVEDIGQIVQYGVMLTPGLVINGKVKISGRLPNKADIKKMIEEENK; this comes from the coding sequence ATGGAAATTAAGGTATTGGGTACCGGATGTCAGAAATGCAAGGAATTAGATAAAATGGTGCGGGAAGCACTGGCAGAGATGAATGTAGCTGCCAATGTTGAAAAGGTGGAGGACATCGGGCAAATAGTACAGTATGGCGTTATGCTGACACCCGGCCTGGTTATCAACGGCAAGGTTAAAATATCAGGCCGCCTGCCCAATAAAGCGGATATTAAAAAGATGATTGAAGAAGAAAATAAGTAA
- a CDS encoding ArsR/SmtB family transcription factor, which yields MQEKIAQLKADLFKALSHPTRIRILDLLSDGEHCVCDIFEQLNVEQANTSQHLSVMKKQGILQSRKEGLRVIYSIKHPEIIELIKLANQILKKQASEVISTFDVNP from the coding sequence ATGCAGGAAAAAATTGCTCAACTAAAAGCCGATTTATTTAAAGCCCTTTCCCATCCTACCCGCATCCGTATTTTAGATTTGCTGAGTGACGGGGAGCACTGTGTGTGTGATATTTTTGAGCAGCTTAATGTGGAACAGGCCAACACCTCGCAGCACCTGTCAGTCATGAAAAAACAAGGGATTCTCCAAAGCAGGAAGGAAGGGCTGCGGGTTATCTACAGCATCAAACACCCGGAAATTATTGAATTAATTAAATTGGCCAATCAAATTTTAAAAAAGCAGGCCAGCGAGGTAATCAGCACCTTTGACGTCAACCCATAA
- a CDS encoding efflux RND transporter periplasmic adaptor subunit: protein MKKKLVLLITWLVILSLAFGCSKKSPAPEQAPGAKSKRGAAAVKTVRVTEGQINEKMTLSGTLEALNSADVVAKTAGKVAALYVDVGSTVSAGQTLLTLEAEDLRAAVQAAEANLATAQVNYDLSLSKYRRGQELVKSAAVSQWDFEENYEGAYRKAAAALKSAQAALAQSQARYHETVLKSPINGVVTARNINVGELAGSSGPLFSISNLDKVVVLVNVNEQQVNKFVAGQQVTVRVSAATQNSLTGTVTNIAMAADPKLKAYPVKIELANKDRQLKPGMFAEVIWEKATAKTLLVPRQAVVTRDGVTRVFVLEQGVVKERQVHTGPADSQNVAVLSGLRPGEQVIVDNLDNLQDGLKLSPQTNQGGSEKKPGGKGEER, encoded by the coding sequence ATGAAAAAAAAGCTTGTTTTACTGATCACATGGCTGGTTATTTTGTCCCTGGCTTTTGGTTGCTCTAAAAAAAGCCCGGCTCCGGAGCAAGCTCCGGGGGCCAAGAGCAAGCGGGGGGCCGCTGCAGTTAAAACGGTGAGAGTGACAGAAGGGCAAATTAATGAAAAGATGACCCTGTCCGGTACGCTGGAAGCCCTAAACTCGGCGGATGTGGTGGCTAAAACCGCCGGCAAAGTTGCTGCTTTGTATGTTGATGTGGGCAGTACAGTTTCGGCCGGTCAAACCTTGCTGACTCTGGAAGCGGAAGACCTTAGAGCGGCTGTGCAGGCTGCCGAGGCCAACCTGGCAACCGCCCAGGTTAACTATGATTTAAGTTTAAGCAAATACCGGCGAGGCCAGGAACTGGTTAAATCCGCAGCTGTTTCTCAATGGGATTTTGAGGAAAATTATGAAGGAGCTTACAGAAAAGCAGCCGCAGCCCTTAAGTCTGCCCAGGCTGCGCTGGCCCAGAGTCAGGCTCGCTATCACGAAACCGTCTTAAAATCCCCAATCAATGGTGTTGTGACGGCCAGAAACATAAATGTAGGGGAACTGGCAGGATCGTCCGGACCTCTTTTTTCCATCAGCAACCTGGACAAAGTGGTGGTATTGGTTAATGTTAATGAGCAGCAGGTTAATAAGTTTGTGGCCGGGCAGCAGGTCACTGTAAGAGTCAGCGCAGCGACACAAAATTCTTTAACAGGGACAGTGACTAACATTGCCATGGCGGCAGACCCTAAACTTAAGGCTTACCCGGTTAAAATTGAGCTGGCTAACAAGGATCGTCAGCTGAAGCCGGGCATGTTTGCGGAAGTTATCTGGGAAAAAGCAACCGCCAAAACCCTGTTGGTGCCCCGGCAGGCGGTTGTAACCCGGGATGGCGTTACCAGAGTCTTTGTCCTTGAGCAGGGAGTGGTTAAAGAAAGACAAGTGCATACAGGGCCGGCTGACAGCCAAAACGTGGCTGTCCTGTCAGGCCTGCGGCCGGGGGAACAAGTTATTGTGGATAATTTGGACAACCTGCAGGATGGCCTGAAGTTGAGTCCCCAGACAAACCAGGGAGGCAGCGAGAAGAAACCCGGCGGCAAAGGGGAGGAACGATAA
- a CDS encoding efflux RND transporter permease subunit yields the protein MHITELSVKRPKMMTMVILVFVILGLYTYRQIGVELYPAVNTPFVSISVSYPGAGAEEIETQIVKPIEDAVSSLSRLKTVTSTASAGSANINLEFALSADADQAAIDVQKKMDALRRRLPDGADDPVVIKRDINAAPVMLLALSGDSGRTELYDLANDVIKERLQRLAGVSEVAVFGGLRREIRIEVDKNKLTGYGLSINQIVNRLKAENINDPSGRLDRPEAEYNVRVLGEFRSVQEIEEIAIPTASGYAVPLKAVATVTDGYQEVRVHSRVNGQNAIGIQIYKQSDASMVAVGQAVKQELAALQTQLPPGTSLKISRDNSDFVQRSVNGTRSNIIEGIITTGLVLFLFLRQWRASLIVLLAIPTSLMATVMMMYFCGFTFNMMSLMGLALCIGILVDDSIVILENIHRHLHMGKTPWQAAIEGRREIGMAAIAITLSDVVVFAPLAFMNGMIGQFFRQFGLTIVFATLFSLFVSFTLTPMLASRLYKEGDTAESARPTRKSLFDILWQHTVPLGQQIKSKYTNMLLWSLSNRKKVLVLSALAFFLSLSLIPLKLIGTEFMPRTDEGGLTVSLEMPVGTPLEKTNEVLRRLEHYIGQIPDVQYYNTMAGSGGRGGAGGANTGRIEVQLRPKQQRQKSAAQIAEEIRKQGMAVKDAKVFVAESDSRGGGGGSAVRILVAGHDPEQINLLADQVKEKVAKVQGVTDARTDWSLGQPEIQIKVDHNRAAHYGLSVQEVAGTARTAVNGQNAGVLRDGEQEVNITVKMANAQLQDIESLQNLLINSNGIPVALGQVANLEYGSGPKSIRREDKQRVITVSAGIKERPLGDVMADIRKELAGIQLPAGCSIKFSGQDQSMRESFSELISALILSVVLVYMVLVMLYESFSTPLIRMLSLPLGIVGALTALALTKNNINIFTLIGIIMLDGLVAKNGTLLIDYTHTLLERGRTLKDALTEAAVTRLKPILMTTVTMVAGMLPTALSITEGAENRSGMAWVLIGGLLTSTVFTLFVIPVVYTIFDDYKTKWRHRRFSSQVSQPAPEITA from the coding sequence ATGCACATAACAGAACTGTCTGTTAAACGGCCCAAGATGATGACTATGGTTATCCTGGTCTTTGTTATACTGGGCCTGTATACTTATCGCCAGATTGGTGTGGAATTGTATCCCGCCGTTAATACCCCTTTTGTTTCGATTTCTGTTTCCTACCCGGGGGCAGGGGCGGAAGAAATTGAAACCCAGATTGTAAAGCCGATAGAGGATGCCGTTTCCTCCCTGAGCCGGCTGAAAACTGTTACCTCAACGGCCTCGGCGGGTTCCGCCAATATTAACCTGGAATTTGCCTTATCAGCCGATGCTGACCAAGCGGCCATTGATGTGCAGAAGAAGATGGATGCACTGCGGCGGCGCTTGCCGGACGGCGCCGATGACCCGGTTGTCATCAAGCGGGACATTAATGCGGCACCGGTCATGCTATTGGCTTTAAGCGGCGACAGTGGCAGAACAGAGCTTTACGACCTGGCCAATGATGTAATCAAAGAACGCTTGCAGAGGCTTGCCGGGGTGTCGGAAGTTGCTGTATTTGGCGGTTTGCGGCGGGAGATTAGGATAGAAGTTGATAAAAATAAGCTAACCGGTTATGGCTTATCCATTAACCAGATAGTCAACCGCTTAAAGGCGGAAAATATTAATGACCCCAGCGGGCGCCTGGATCGGCCGGAAGCTGAGTACAATGTGCGGGTGCTGGGAGAATTCCGCAGCGTACAGGAGATAGAAGAAATAGCCATACCCACGGCAAGCGGCTATGCCGTTCCCCTCAAGGCGGTTGCCACTGTCACAGACGGTTATCAAGAGGTGCGGGTGCACAGCAGGGTTAACGGTCAAAATGCAATTGGTATCCAAATTTACAAGCAGAGTGATGCCAGCATGGTGGCAGTGGGTCAAGCTGTTAAGCAAGAGCTGGCAGCTCTGCAAACTCAATTGCCCCCTGGTACGAGTTTGAAAATTTCCCGGGATAACTCTGACTTTGTGCAAAGATCAGTTAACGGTACCCGCAGCAATATTATTGAGGGTATTATTACCACCGGCTTGGTTTTATTTTTGTTTCTTAGACAATGGCGGGCCTCTTTGATTGTCCTGCTGGCCATCCCCACTTCTTTAATGGCTACAGTGATGATGATGTATTTCTGCGGTTTTACCTTTAATATGATGTCTTTGATGGGATTGGCGCTGTGCATCGGTATTCTGGTGGATGATTCCATCGTTATTTTGGAAAATATCCACCGCCACCTGCACATGGGTAAAACACCCTGGCAGGCGGCCATCGAGGGCCGGCGGGAAATTGGCATGGCAGCTATTGCCATTACCTTATCTGACGTGGTGGTATTTGCTCCCCTGGCCTTTATGAATGGCATGATTGGGCAGTTTTTTCGGCAGTTTGGCTTAACCATTGTGTTTGCTACTTTATTTTCGCTGTTTGTTTCCTTTACCCTCACTCCTATGCTGGCTTCCCGCCTGTATAAAGAAGGGGATACGGCAGAGTCCGCCCGGCCGACCAGGAAATCCTTATTTGATATATTGTGGCAGCACACTGTTCCCCTGGGGCAGCAGATTAAAAGCAAATACACGAATATGCTGCTCTGGTCCTTGAGCAACAGAAAAAAGGTACTGGTGCTGTCGGCTCTGGCTTTTTTCCTGAGCTTGTCCCTGATTCCGCTCAAATTGATAGGCACAGAGTTTATGCCCCGCACCGACGAAGGAGGGCTGACGGTATCCCTGGAAATGCCTGTGGGTACCCCGCTGGAAAAAACCAATGAGGTTTTGCGGCGCTTAGAACATTACATCGGCCAAATACCGGATGTGCAATATTATAATACTATGGCTGGCAGCGGCGGCAGGGGCGGGGCCGGCGGGGCCAACACCGGACGGATAGAGGTGCAATTGCGGCCCAAACAGCAGCGCCAAAAATCCGCTGCCCAGATTGCGGAGGAAATTCGCAAACAAGGGATGGCCGTTAAAGATGCCAAAGTTTTCGTGGCCGAATCTGACTCCCGGGGCGGCGGTGGCGGTTCTGCTGTCCGTATATTGGTTGCCGGCCATGATCCGGAGCAAATCAATCTGTTAGCCGACCAGGTTAAAGAAAAAGTAGCCAAAGTTCAAGGAGTTACAGATGCCAGAACTGACTGGAGTTTAGGTCAGCCGGAAATTCAAATAAAAGTGGATCACAACCGGGCAGCCCATTATGGCTTGTCAGTACAGGAGGTGGCCGGCACGGCCCGGACTGCTGTCAACGGCCAGAACGCAGGTGTATTGCGGGACGGTGAGCAGGAAGTGAACATTACCGTAAAAATGGCAAACGCCCAGTTGCAGGATATCGAAAGTCTGCAAAACCTGTTGATTAACAGCAACGGTATACCGGTGGCACTGGGCCAGGTGGCAAACCTGGAGTACGGCAGCGGACCCAAAAGTATCCGGCGGGAGGACAAACAACGGGTAATTACCGTATCGGCCGGCATTAAGGAGCGACCTTTGGGGGATGTAATGGCTGATATCAGAAAAGAGCTGGCCGGGATACAGTTGCCCGCCGGCTGCTCAATCAAATTCAGCGGCCAGGATCAGAGCATGCGGGAAAGCTTTTCCGAATTGATATCTGCGTTAATTCTTTCGGTTGTTCTGGTGTATATGGTATTAGTCATGTTATATGAGTCTTTCAGTACTCCCCTCATCAGGATGCTTTCCCTGCCGCTGGGCATTGTGGGAGCTTTAACGGCATTGGCCCTGACGAAAAATAACATTAACATATTTACTCTAATTGGCATTATTATGCTGGACGGTTTAGTAGCCAAAAACGGTACTCTGCTGATTGACTATACTCATACACTGCTGGAGCGGGGCAGAACCCTAAAAGATGCACTGACAGAAGCGGCGGTTACCAGGTTAAAGCCTATCTTAATGACAACTGTTACCATGGTGGCCGGTATGCTGCCCACAGCCCTGTCTATTACAGAAGGTGCGGAAAACCGCAGCGGTATGGCCTGGGTTTTGATCGGCGGTTTACTCACCTCAACTGTTTTTACCTTGTTTGTTATTCCGGTAGTATATACCATTTTTGATGATTACAAGACAAAGTGGCGCCACAGGAGATTTTCTTCTCAGGTTAGCCAGCCGGCACCCGAGATAACCGCATAA
- a CDS encoding sensor histidine kinase, which translates to MKNISLTVKIWLAMSLVSLLLYVVVFLWMPIFLHNFFTATLMDPHGPPPQELPRGPLKPPELNIRSFIILADGSTLPAGLPQALPPALWQEIQENATCQPAARQVYESRNTDLPVRYVIRKDMAYGHPLYQVAFLRKSEEDRFMKAFFFNILPYTFIALMISWFASLVLVRYLTRPLVQMQQHVKRIANRNWHEPLVVQQGDEIGKLAASIESMRQQLVQQDEAQQSMLQNISHELKTPVMVIRSYVQAMQDGVFPKGDWAGSMQVIKEESERLEKLVKQLLYLTRLDYLAARNPKEQQVWLNELAAGVARRLMPQRPEINWQLELQPTALAGDPDTLRVMLENLLDNHLRYAVSQVVVKLTGDRADKTIACTIWNDGPHIEPHLLELIQQPFQKGHNGKFGLGLAIVQRIVKLYQGQFSIGNQADGVVSILRFPTSKR; encoded by the coding sequence ATGAAAAACATATCACTTACCGTTAAAATTTGGCTTGCCATGTCCCTGGTCAGTCTTTTATTGTATGTGGTGGTATTTCTGTGGATGCCAATCTTCTTACATAATTTCTTCACAGCCACCCTGATGGACCCGCACGGTCCACCGCCCCAGGAACTGCCACGCGGGCCATTGAAGCCGCCGGAATTAAACATTCGCAGCTTCATCATCCTGGCTGACGGCTCCACCCTCCCGGCCGGTCTCCCGCAAGCATTGCCGCCGGCCCTGTGGCAGGAAATACAGGAAAATGCCACATGCCAACCGGCAGCCAGGCAAGTGTATGAGAGCCGGAACACCGACCTGCCTGTTCGTTACGTTATTCGCAAGGACATGGCTTACGGCCACCCTCTTTATCAGGTGGCATTTTTACGAAAATCGGAAGAAGACCGCTTTATGAAGGCTTTTTTCTTTAATATATTGCCCTATACCTTTATTGCCTTAATGATCAGTTGGTTTGCTTCTCTCGTACTGGTACGCTACTTAACCCGCCCCCTGGTACAAATGCAGCAGCATGTTAAGCGCATTGCCAACCGCAACTGGCATGAACCCCTGGTGGTTCAGCAGGGCGATGAGATCGGCAAACTGGCCGCTTCCATCGAAAGCATGCGGCAGCAGCTGGTACAACAGGATGAAGCCCAGCAATCCATGCTGCAAAATATTTCCCATGAGCTAAAAACACCCGTTATGGTTATCCGCAGTTATGTCCAGGCCATGCAGGACGGGGTATTTCCCAAAGGTGATTGGGCCGGCAGTATGCAGGTTATTAAAGAAGAAAGCGAACGGCTGGAAAAGCTGGTCAAACAATTGCTGTACTTGACCCGGCTGGATTATCTGGCTGCCAGAAACCCGAAAGAACAGCAGGTGTGGTTAAACGAACTGGCTGCCGGTGTTGCCCGGCGCTTGATGCCACAACGTCCGGAAATAAACTGGCAGCTGGAGTTGCAGCCGACCGCCCTGGCGGGCGACCCGGACACCCTGCGGGTAATGCTTGAAAATCTGCTGGACAATCACCTGCGCTATGCCGTATCGCAAGTTGTGGTAAAACTGACCGGCGACCGTGCCGACAAAACTATTGCCTGTACCATATGGAATGACGGACCTCATATTGAACCTCATCTGCTCGAGTTAATCCAACAACCTTTTCAAAAGGGGCATAACGGTAAATTCGGCCTGGGCCTGGCCATAGTACAGCGCATTGTTAAACTTTATCAAGGTCAATTCAGCATCGGCAATCAAGCCGACGGAGTTGTTTCCATCCTGCGGTTCCCCACCTCGAAGCGATAA
- a CDS encoding response regulator transcription factor produces the protein MYRIFLVEDEENLNQILTSYLAKEGWDIRSFTAGLPALEAMSLKPHLWILDIMLPDMDGYQLLRRIKEAAPDTPVIFISARDAHIDRIMGLEMGSEDYLAKPFLPRELVIRVQRILERIYPQAKNKQLLVYLDPYILDEAKRELRKGQEIINLTAKEYDLALLFAKYQGQALSREQIIRQVWGKDYVGTDRSVDDLVRRLRKKAPELRIETIYGFGYRMIMP, from the coding sequence ATGTACCGTATTTTTTTGGTAGAGGATGAGGAAAATCTTAATCAAATTTTAACTTCTTACCTGGCCAAGGAAGGCTGGGACATTCGTAGTTTCACCGCCGGCCTGCCTGCCCTGGAAGCAATGAGCCTTAAACCTCATTTGTGGATTCTGGATATTATGCTGCCGGATATGGACGGTTATCAGCTGTTGCGCCGCATAAAAGAAGCAGCTCCTGACACCCCTGTCATTTTTATTTCGGCCCGGGATGCCCACATTGACCGCATCATGGGTTTGGAAATGGGCAGTGAAGATTATCTGGCAAAACCTTTTTTGCCCCGGGAACTGGTTATTCGTGTGCAGCGAATATTGGAACGAATTTACCCCCAGGCCAAAAATAAACAATTACTGGTTTATCTGGATCCGTACATTTTGGATGAAGCTAAACGCGAACTGCGTAAAGGGCAAGAAATTATTAACCTGACCGCTAAGGAATATGACCTGGCCTTATTATTTGCCAAATACCAGGGACAGGCTTTATCCAGGGAACAAATTATCCGCCAGGTATGGGGCAAAGATTATGTAGGCACTGACCGCTCGGTTGATGATCTGGTGCGCCGGTTAAGAAAAAAAGCACCTGAACTGCGCATTGAGACCATTTATGGCTTTGGTTACAGGATGATTATGCCATGA
- a CDS encoding ATP-binding protein, which produces MKRKIIQIDQDKCIGCGLCANACMQGAIQVIDGKATLVSEDYCDGLGMCLPQCPVDAIRLVEKEAAAFNPARSNIKLKAAAASTGHTCGCPSAQARVINHTAAEEPAARDSQPSRLRQWPIQLHLLNPAAPYFQNANLLLCADCVMAAYGDFQEKLLKNRTLAIACPKLDNTQGYVEKLARIFSLHEIKTIVVARMEVPCCGGLTGILKQALQLSGKDIPVREVVITVDGQVK; this is translated from the coding sequence ATGAAGCGCAAAATAATTCAAATAGATCAAGACAAATGTATTGGCTGCGGCCTTTGTGCCAATGCCTGCATGCAGGGGGCCATCCAAGTAATTGACGGCAAAGCCACCCTGGTCTCTGAAGACTATTGTGACGGTTTGGGCATGTGCCTGCCCCAGTGCCCGGTAGATGCCATCCGGCTGGTGGAAAAGGAAGCCGCTGCTTTTAATCCTGCCCGCTCCAACATTAAACTAAAAGCTGCCGCTGCCTCCACCGGCCACACTTGCGGTTGCCCCTCGGCTCAGGCCAGGGTCATCAACCATACGGCAGCAGAAGAACCGGCTGCCCGGGACAGCCAGCCTTCTCGGCTGCGTCAATGGCCCATTCAGTTGCATTTGCTGAACCCGGCTGCCCCTTACTTCCAAAACGCCAACTTGCTGCTCTGTGCCGATTGTGTTATGGCAGCCTACGGTGATTTTCAGGAAAAATTACTAAAAAACCGTACTTTAGCCATTGCTTGCCCCAAGTTGGATAATACCCAGGGCTATGTGGAAAAATTAGCCCGGATTTTCTCGCTGCATGAGATCAAAACCATTGTGGTGGCCCGCATGGAAGTACCCTGCTGCGGCGGCCTGACCGGTATCTTAAAACAAGCCCTGCAGTTGTCCGGAAAGGACATCCCGGTCCGGGAAGTGGTAATAACTGTTGATGGACAGGTAAAATAA
- the rarD gene encoding EamA family transporter RarD, protein MKKIQPAKNRQGIAFALGAYLLWGILPAYWKLVQHVPSSEVLAHRIVWSFIFMLAILLAGSKWRAFREELAEIKKNHKKCLGVITASLLITVNWFIYIWAVNSDRIIETSLGYYINPLVSVLLGILVLKERLSFWQTVSFFLALLGVLNMTFHFGAVPWVALTLAISFALYGLIKKVINVGAITGITVETMLISPFTLLYLIHLHLTGTGSFRFSSPGLAALLVGAGIVTALPLILFAKGANRLPLSILGFLQYLAPTIALLLGVLIYHESFTRVHLISFSFIWAALLIFSLSKTGPLVRLETLLPKRTVRKRTV, encoded by the coding sequence ATGAAGAAAATACAACCTGCCAAAAACCGGCAAGGCATTGCCTTTGCTCTGGGAGCCTATCTGCTGTGGGGTATCCTGCCGGCTTACTGGAAACTGGTGCAGCATGTTCCCTCCTCCGAGGTGCTGGCACACCGCATTGTCTGGTCTTTTATTTTCATGCTGGCTATTTTGTTGGCTGGAAGTAAATGGCGGGCCTTTAGAGAAGAACTGGCGGAAATCAAAAAAAATCACAAAAAATGCCTGGGGGTCATCACAGCTTCATTGCTAATTACTGTCAACTGGTTCATTTATATCTGGGCAGTTAACAGCGACCGCATTATTGAAACCAGCCTGGGTTATTATATTAACCCTTTGGTAAGTGTTTTGCTGGGTATTCTGGTACTAAAGGAAAGGTTATCTTTTTGGCAGACTGTTTCCTTTTTCTTGGCTCTGCTGGGCGTGCTTAACATGACTTTTCACTTTGGCGCCGTTCCCTGGGTAGCTTTGACGCTGGCAATAAGTTTTGCCCTCTACGGTTTAATCAAAAAAGTTATTAATGTCGGTGCCATTACCGGCATTACTGTTGAAACCATGTTGATCTCTCCCTTTACTCTGTTGTACCTAATTCACTTGCATCTGACCGGTACCGGTTCCTTTCGGTTTAGCTCGCCCGGGTTGGCTGCTCTTTTGGTCGGGGCCGGTATTGTTACTGCCCTGCCGTTAATTTTATTTGCCAAGGGCGCTAATCGTTTACCTTTAAGTATTTTAGGCTTTTTGCAGTATCTTGCCCCCACCATCGCACTGCTGCTGGGTGTGTTGATTTATCACGAATCCTTTACCAGGGTGCATCTGATTTCCTTCTCGTTCATCTGGGCGGCTTTGCTGATTTTTTCTCTGTCTAAAACCGGCCCTCTGGTTCGCCTGGAAACCCTGCTGCCAAAAAGAACTGTCAGGAAAAGAACGGTTTAA